Proteins co-encoded in one Prunus persica cultivar Lovell chromosome G6, Prunus_persica_NCBIv2, whole genome shotgun sequence genomic window:
- the LOC18773518 gene encoding flowering-promoting factor 1-like protein 1 — translation MSGVWIFDKNGVARLITNPTRESFEQKEPPYPGTATAPGARPRVLVYLPANQVIRSYSELEQRLTELGWTRYPNSLRPDLLQFHRSESSADLISLPTNFANFKSLHMYDIVVKNRSFFEVRDPAAL, via the coding sequence ATGTCCGGGGTGTGGATATTTGACAAAAACGGCGTCGCTCGGCTGATCACGAACCCAACGAGGGAGTCTTTCGAGCAAAAAGAGCCGCCCTATCCCGGCACAGCCACTGCACCGGGGGCTCGACCACGGGTCTTGGTCTACCTCCCAGCCAACCAGGTCATTCGCTCCTACTCAGAACTCGAGCAGCGACTCACTGAACTCGGCTGGACTCGCTACCCCAACTCGCTCCGGCCCGACCTCTTGCAGTTCCACCGGTCTGAGAGCTCAGCCGACCTCATCTCGCTCCCCACAAACTTTGCCAACTTCAAATCCCTCCATATGTATGACATTGTTGTCAAGAATCGTTCCTTCTTTGAAGTTCGTGACCCTGCTGCCCTATaa